A genomic stretch from Neodiprion fabricii isolate iyNeoFabr1 chromosome 3, iyNeoFabr1.1, whole genome shotgun sequence includes:
- the LOC124178831 gene encoding carbohydrate sulfotransferase 4-like isoform X2: MFNLAIFYGLIGLGSLCLGIFAYDQLYGSPMKHPEEGLGVGRSWKDAGEIRETDDSLATLSEIQQVIDLQRRIIHDQMIDYQYPNGRYNISANELEDLVIERNGNPIRSVVVSTWRSGSTFFGNIFTLMKILRPTLHIAQELLADEKLGVRLVFLTRDPRGVFQSRKHRSFCQEGLDCSDPILLCKDMVSDYNTAVELQKKYPSTFRVLRYEDLSLEPHKEVKKLVEFYGLDFHPNIKKYIDTHTKYDFGDPYTTFRDSKIAPFHWRTELEFEEVEEIQRNCFVPMKHWGYVPALNISHQREFNPVTNYMPHL; this comes from the exons ATGTTCAACCTGGCAATCTTTTATGGGCTAATCGGCTTGGGATCTCTATGTTTGGGGATTTTTGCTTACGACCAATTGTACGGCAGCCCAATGAAACATCCAGAAGAAGGGTTAGGAGTGGGAAGATCCTGGAAG GACGCAGGTGAAATCAGGGAAACCGATGATTCACTTGCTACGTTAAGTGAAATACAGCAGGTCATCGATCTGCAACGAAGAATCATTCACGATCAGATGATAGATTACCAATATCCTAACGGAAGATATAATATAAGTGCAAA CGAACTCGAAGACCTGGTGATTGAGAGAAATGGAAACCCGATTAGAAGTGTCGTAGTATCAACCTGGCGTAGTGGGAGTACATTTTTTGGCAATATTTTTACG TTGATGAAGATTCTCCGCCCGACGTTGCATATTGCACAAGAGCTTCTTGCCGATGAAAA GTTGGGTGTGAGATTGGTTTTTCTGACCAGGGATCCCCGAGGAGTTTTTCAGTCAAGAAAACATCGTTCGTTTTGTCAAGAAGGTTTAGATTGTTCAGATCCAATTTTACTTTGTAAAGACATGGTATCAGATTACAACACCGCGGTAGAACTGCAAAAGAAATATCCCTCCACATTTAG GGTGTTACGATACGAAGATCTCTCTTTAGAGCCACataaagaagtgaaaaaacttgTAGAATTTTATGGACTCGATTTTCATCCAAACATTAAAAAGTATATAGATACTCACACGAAATATGACTTCGGTGATCCGTATACTACATTCAGAGATTCAAAGATCGCTCCCTTCCACTGGAGGACGGAATTAGAATTTGAAGAAGTCGAAGAGATACAACGAAATTGTTTCGTGCCAATGAAACACTGGGGTTACGTGCCAGCATTGAACATTTCTCATCAAAGAGAATTCAATCCCGTAACAAACTATATGCCACACTTGTAA
- the LOC124178831 gene encoding carbohydrate sulfotransferase 4-like isoform X1, whose translation MFNLAIFYGLIGLGSLCLGIFAYDQLYGSPMKHPEEGLGVGRSWKDAGEIRETDDSLATLSEIQQVIDLQRRIIHDQMIDYQYPNGRYNISANELEDLVIERNGNPIRSVVVSTWRSGSTFFGNIFTASPGLFYHFEPLVDFGINKIRGPPLASQALKNLKALFSCDYSSLDRYLERVKNRTYIFWANPPLWAQCQAHPSICYNHKFLSEMCKLFPFQLMKILRPTLHIAQELLADEKLGVRLVFLTRDPRGVFQSRKHRSFCQEGLDCSDPILLCKDMVSDYNTAVELQKKYPSTFRVLRYEDLSLEPHKEVKKLVEFYGLDFHPNIKKYIDTHTKYDFGDPYTTFRDSKIAPFHWRTELEFEEVEEIQRNCFVPMKHWGYVPALNISHQREFNPVTNYMPHL comes from the exons ATGTTCAACCTGGCAATCTTTTATGGGCTAATCGGCTTGGGATCTCTATGTTTGGGGATTTTTGCTTACGACCAATTGTACGGCAGCCCAATGAAACATCCAGAAGAAGGGTTAGGAGTGGGAAGATCCTGGAAG GACGCAGGTGAAATCAGGGAAACCGATGATTCACTTGCTACGTTAAGTGAAATACAGCAGGTCATCGATCTGCAACGAAGAATCATTCACGATCAGATGATAGATTACCAATATCCTAACGGAAGATATAATATAAGTGCAAA CGAACTCGAAGACCTGGTGATTGAGAGAAATGGAAACCCGATTAGAAGTGTCGTAGTATCAACCTGGCGTAGTGGGAGTACATTTTTTGGCAATATTTTTACGGCAAGTCCGGGGCTCTTTTACCACTTCGAACCACTTGTCGATTTTGGCATTAATAAAATTAGAGGCCCCCCGCTTGCCAGTCAagctttgaaaaatctcaagGCGCTATTTAGTTGCGATTATTCAAGCTTAG atcGTTATTTAGAACGTGTGAAAAATCGAACTTACATTTTTTGGGCTAATCCACCTCTTTGGGCTCAATGCCAAGCTCACCCAAGCATCTGCTACAATCACAAATTCCTGAGCGAAATGTGTAAACTCTTCCCATTTCAGTTGATGAAGATTCTCCGCCCGACGTTGCATATTGCACAAGAGCTTCTTGCCGATGAAAA GTTGGGTGTGAGATTGGTTTTTCTGACCAGGGATCCCCGAGGAGTTTTTCAGTCAAGAAAACATCGTTCGTTTTGTCAAGAAGGTTTAGATTGTTCAGATCCAATTTTACTTTGTAAAGACATGGTATCAGATTACAACACCGCGGTAGAACTGCAAAAGAAATATCCCTCCACATTTAG GGTGTTACGATACGAAGATCTCTCTTTAGAGCCACataaagaagtgaaaaaacttgTAGAATTTTATGGACTCGATTTTCATCCAAACATTAAAAAGTATATAGATACTCACACGAAATATGACTTCGGTGATCCGTATACTACATTCAGAGATTCAAAGATCGCTCCCTTCCACTGGAGGACGGAATTAGAATTTGAAGAAGTCGAAGAGATACAACGAAATTGTTTCGTGCCAATGAAACACTGGGGTTACGTGCCAGCATTGAACATTTCTCATCAAAGAGAATTCAATCCCGTAACAAACTATATGCCACACTTGTAA